A single Salmo trutta chromosome 14, fSalTru1.1, whole genome shotgun sequence DNA region contains:
- the LOC115147767 gene encoding transmembrane emp24 domain-containing protein 1 isoform X2, whose translation MDTLRKAGRGSTTCVFIALVVATCLETIRAFGHNQDSEFTFILPAGRTECFFQTAAKNVTMEVEYQVIAGAGMDVDFTVLSPHGFQLISEFRRSDGVHMVEPTEEGDYQICFDNSFSRFSEKMVFFEVIIEGQPGDVGGDDEWAGLGEPESLLEYKLEDIRESIDSVHRRLERSRQMQTVLRAFEARDRNLLEDNLWRVSFWSCTSLIVMLGVALTQVYTVRRLFDDKRRVCT comes from the exons ATGGACACACTTCGGAAAGCAGGACGAGGCAGCACAACATGTGTTTTCATTGCGTTAGTTGTGGCGACGTGTCTTGAAACGATTCGTGCTTTCGGCCATAACCAAGACAGCGAATTCACGTTTATCTTACCAGCCGGAAGAACCGAATGCTTCTTCCAAACGGCTGCGAAGAACGTTACCATGGAGGTGGAGTATCAG GTGATAGCCGGTGCAGGTATGGATGTAGATTTCACCGTTCTCTCTCCTCACGGGTTCCAGCTCATCTCTGAGTTCCGCCGCTCAGACGGAGTCCACAT GGTGGAACCTACGGAGGAAGGAGACTACCAGATCTGTTTTGACAACAGCTTCAGCCGCTTCTCTGAGAAGATGGTCTTCTTTGAG GTCATCATCGAGGGACAGCCGGGCGACGTGGGAGGGGATGACGAGTGGGCGGGGCTTGGAGAgcctgagagcctattggagtaCAAGCTGGAGGACATTAGG gaGTCCATAGACTCAGTACACCGTCGGTTAGAGAGAAGTCGTCAGATGCAGACGGTACTGAGAGCGTTTGAGGCCAGGGACCGTAACCTGCTAGAAGACAACCTGTGGAGAGTCTCCTTCTG GTCCTGTACCAGTCTCATTGTAATGCTGGGGGTGGCACTAACTCAG GTCTATACCGTCCGCAGACTGTTTGACGATAAGAGGCGTGTCTGTACATAA
- the LOC115147767 gene encoding transmembrane emp24 domain-containing protein 1 isoform X1, translating to MDTLRKAGRGSTTCVFIALVVATCLETIRAFGHNQDSEFTFILPAGRTECFFQTAAKNVTMEVEYQVIAGAGMDVDFTVLSPHGFQLISEFRRSDGVHMVEPTEEGDYQICFDNSFSRFSEKMVFFEVIIEGQPGDVGGDDEWAGLGEPESLLEYKLEDIRESIDSVHRRLERSRQMQTVLRAFEARDRNLLEDNLWRVSFWSCTSLIVMLGVALTQVYTVRRLFDDKRRVCT from the exons ATGGACACACTTCGGAAAGCAGGACGAGGCAGCACAACATGTGTTTTCATTGCGTTAGTTGTGGCGACGTGTCTTGAAACGATTCGTGCTTTCGGCCATAACCAAGACAGCGAATTCACGTTTATCTTACCAGCCGGAAGAACCGAATGCTTCTTCCAAACGGCTGCGAAGAACGTTACCATGGAGGTGGAGTATCAG GTGATAGCCGGTGCAGGTATGGATGTAGATTTCACCGTTCTCTCTCCTCACGGGTTCCAGCTCATCTCTGAGTTCCGCCGCTCAGACGGAGTCCACAT GGTGGAACCTACGGAGGAAGGAGACTACCAGATCTGTTTTGACAACAGCTTCAGCCGCTTCTCTGAGAAGATGGTCTTCTTTGAG GTCATCATCGAGGGACAGCCGGGCGACGTGGGAGGGGATGACGAGTGGGCGGGGCTTGGAGAgcctgagagcctattggagtaCAAGCTGGAGGACATTAGG gaGTCCATAGACTCAGTACACCGTCGGTTAGAGAGAAGTCGTCAGATGCAGACGGTACTGAGAGCGTTTGAGGCCAGGGACCGTAACCTGCTAGAAGACAACCTGTGGAGAGTCTCCTTCTGGTCCTGTACCAGTCTCATTGTAATGCTGGGGGTGGCACTAACTCAG GTCTATACCGTCCGCAGACTGTTTGACGATAAGAGGCGTGTCTGTACATAA